A single genomic interval of Streptomyces sp. NBC_00663 harbors:
- a CDS encoding ABC transporter ATP-binding protein, with protein MSTSSDTTEAAARAPRATDAAPARGTRLTLRAATLGRPGAPAVTGVDLDVAPGEILTVVGPSGCGKSTLLRTLAGLLAPLDGEADQDGRPLTGPSADRALVFQEDALLPWRTLRANVELPLAVKGVARAERRRQAEDWLARVGIGDRSRQLPHRVSGGQRQRAQLARALAGRPRAVLMDEPFGALDAQTRAGMQDLLVEVLHGTGATVVFVTHDVDEALFLGDRVALLGNGRLTAVREVPRPRDRTARDDPARLALRRDVLSSLGS; from the coding sequence ATGAGCACCTCGTCTGACACCACCGAAGCCGCTGCCAGGGCGCCCCGGGCCACCGATGCCGCACCCGCCCGCGGCACCCGGCTCACTCTCCGCGCCGCCACCCTCGGCCGGCCCGGCGCTCCCGCCGTCACGGGCGTCGATCTCGACGTCGCCCCCGGTGAGATCCTCACCGTCGTCGGCCCGTCCGGCTGCGGAAAGTCGACGCTGCTGCGCACGCTGGCCGGCCTGCTGGCACCCCTCGACGGCGAGGCCGACCAGGACGGCAGGCCGCTGACGGGCCCCTCCGCGGACCGCGCCCTGGTCTTCCAGGAGGACGCCCTGCTGCCTTGGCGCACCCTGCGCGCGAACGTCGAACTCCCCCTCGCCGTCAAAGGGGTGGCCCGCGCCGAGCGCAGACGCCAGGCCGAGGACTGGCTCGCCCGCGTCGGTATCGGCGACCGGTCCCGGCAGCTGCCGCACCGCGTCTCCGGAGGCCAGCGCCAACGCGCCCAGCTGGCCCGGGCCCTGGCCGGCCGCCCACGCGCGGTGCTGATGGACGAACCGTTCGGCGCCCTCGACGCCCAGACCCGCGCCGGCATGCAGGACCTGCTCGTGGAAGTACTGCACGGCACGGGCGCGACCGTCGTCTTCGTCACCCACGACGTCGACGAGGCCCTCTTCCTCGGCGACCGCGTCGCCCTCCTCGGCAACGGCCGCCTCACCGCCGTACGCGAGGTGCCGCGTCCCCGCGACCGCACCGCGCGCGACGACCCGGCGCGGCTCGCGCTGCGGCGCGACGTCCTGTCCTCCCTCGGTTCCTGA
- a CDS encoding ABC transporter permease → MSRPLPIAGRYALRVAALVVALGVWQALTSLDIDLWLRFSQFPTVTDVAHAFADRLSGPDYWTDLTDSLTRILSGFLLAAVLGVATGVLVARSRLAEDLLGPVLEVVRPIPAIALVPVAILLFPSNEQGIVFITFTAAYFPVLVSTRHAVRALTPVWEEAVLTMGGGRWRILGSVVLPGALPGIFGGLSVGIGVSWICVISAEMISGQYGVGYRTWQDYTVVDYPGVFVGMVTIGVLGWLTSTAVELLGRRLTRWLPRTSYEAGDRPRNVRAVPSARDPKSAAPAPKTEEARDEHLV, encoded by the coding sequence GTGAGCCGGCCCCTGCCCATCGCCGGCCGGTACGCCCTGCGGGTGGCCGCGCTGGTGGTCGCCCTCGGCGTGTGGCAGGCGCTGACCAGCCTCGACATCGATCTGTGGCTGCGCTTCTCGCAGTTCCCCACGGTCACCGACGTGGCCCACGCCTTCGCCGACCGGCTGTCCGGGCCCGACTACTGGACCGACCTCACCGACAGCCTCACCCGTATCCTCAGCGGCTTCCTCCTCGCGGCGGTGCTCGGTGTGGCGACGGGCGTGCTCGTGGCGCGCTCCCGCCTCGCCGAGGACCTGCTCGGGCCGGTACTGGAGGTCGTCCGCCCGATCCCGGCCATCGCCCTCGTCCCCGTCGCGATCCTCCTGTTCCCCTCCAACGAACAGGGCATCGTCTTCATCACCTTCACCGCCGCCTACTTCCCCGTCCTGGTCTCCACCCGGCACGCGGTCCGTGCGCTGACGCCCGTGTGGGAGGAAGCGGTGCTGACGATGGGCGGCGGCCGGTGGCGGATCCTCGGCTCGGTCGTCCTGCCGGGTGCGCTGCCCGGCATCTTCGGCGGTCTGTCGGTCGGCATCGGCGTCTCGTGGATCTGTGTGATCTCCGCCGAGATGATCTCCGGCCAGTACGGCGTCGGGTACCGCACCTGGCAGGACTACACCGTCGTCGACTACCCGGGCGTCTTCGTCGGCATGGTCACCATCGGCGTCCTCGGCTGGCTCACCTCCACGGCCGTGGAACTGCTGGGCCGCCGTCTGACCCGCTGGCTGCCACGGACGTCGTACGAGGCCGGAGACCGGCCGAGGAACGTCCGCGCCGTGCCCTCCGCGCGGGATCCCAAGTCCGCCGCGCCCGCTCCGAAGACCGAGGAGGCACGCGATGAGCACCTCGTCTGA
- a CDS encoding fumarate reductase/succinate dehydrogenase flavoprotein subunit translates to MTSPANTPLAIPALTDAEELSCDVLVIGGGTAGTMAALTAAEHGADVILLEKAHVRHSGALAMGMDGVNNAVIPGRAEPDDYVAEITRANDGIVDQSTVRQTATRGFGMVQRLESYGVKFEKDEHGDYAVRQVHRSGSYVLPMPEGKDVKKVLYRQLRRREMRERIRIENRVMPVRVLTALDDGRAVGAVGFNTRTGAFVTVRAGAVILATGACGRLGLPASGYLYGTYENPTNAGDGYAMAYHAGAELTGIECFQINPLIKDYNGPACAYVANPFGGYQVNRHGERFVDSDYWSGQMMAEFAAEVASDRGPVYLKLSHLPEESVSALESILHSTERPTRGTFHAGRGHDYRTHDIEMHISEIGLCGGHSASGVRVDDHARTTVPRLYAAGDLACVPHNYMIGAFVFGDLAGADAAQYAAYEGELPADQLREAHELIYRPLGNPDGPPQPQVEYKLRRFVNDYVAPPKSGARLSLALESFERMRDDIAAMGARTPHELMRCAEVSFIRDCAEMAARASLARTESRWGLYHDRLDHPQRDDASWFHHLDLHKSPSGAMEFTARPVAPYLVPIEEFTPTGGPSRHLGEVHPEEVATAGSRDRAPAVAGAEDGTPVAVGAEASGPEGSDGSGSSDSPDSRPGIVPRPTAEQSAARLLELVALAEEEPELDALRPYLADPAATVRREAVAVLTETLPPGTGPALADALRDTAAEVRAAAAASLRELVETLPPEPALREGLAAALRERDPVVRAAALDVLRALRLGDTALFTGALTDDDIAVRIEAVRALVSVDAAEELVHAATSDPSREVRVTFAKALATVSAGRPDAVLPALSALTTDADALVRGAAYAALGTTGCPGPLAERAVAALADATWQVRSGAATALSGAEADTAVPALAKALADPNADVRKSAVLALTRHAPTEAAHAALATATTDPDADVRAYAARAL, encoded by the coding sequence GTGACCAGCCCCGCGAACACCCCCCTGGCGATCCCCGCCCTCACCGACGCCGAAGAGCTCTCCTGCGACGTCCTCGTCATCGGCGGCGGCACCGCCGGCACCATGGCCGCGCTCACCGCCGCCGAGCACGGCGCCGACGTGATCCTGCTGGAGAAGGCCCACGTCCGGCACTCCGGCGCCCTCGCCATGGGCATGGACGGCGTCAACAACGCGGTCATCCCGGGCCGTGCCGAACCCGACGACTACGTCGCCGAGATCACCCGCGCCAACGACGGCATCGTCGACCAGTCCACCGTCCGCCAGACCGCCACCCGCGGCTTCGGCATGGTGCAGCGCCTGGAGTCGTACGGCGTGAAGTTCGAGAAGGACGAGCACGGCGACTACGCGGTCCGCCAGGTCCATCGCTCCGGCTCCTATGTGCTGCCGATGCCGGAGGGCAAGGACGTCAAGAAGGTGCTGTACCGGCAGTTGCGGCGGCGCGAGATGCGGGAGCGGATCCGCATCGAGAACCGGGTGATGCCGGTGCGGGTGCTGACGGCTCTCGACGACGGGCGGGCCGTGGGGGCGGTCGGTTTCAACACCCGTACGGGCGCCTTCGTGACGGTCCGCGCGGGCGCGGTCATCCTCGCCACCGGCGCCTGCGGCCGCCTCGGCCTGCCCGCCTCCGGCTACCTCTACGGCACCTACGAGAACCCCACCAACGCGGGCGACGGCTACGCCATGGCCTACCACGCGGGCGCCGAGCTCACCGGCATCGAGTGCTTCCAGATCAACCCGCTGATCAAGGACTACAACGGCCCCGCCTGCGCCTACGTCGCCAACCCCTTCGGCGGCTACCAGGTCAACCGGCACGGCGAACGCTTCGTCGACTCCGACTACTGGTCCGGCCAGATGATGGCGGAGTTCGCGGCGGAGGTCGCCTCCGACCGGGGCCCGGTCTACCTGAAGCTCAGCCATCTCCCCGAGGAGTCGGTCTCGGCCCTGGAGTCGATCCTGCACTCCACGGAGCGGCCCACCCGGGGGACCTTCCACGCGGGCCGGGGCCATGACTACCGCACCCACGACATCGAGATGCACATCTCCGAGATCGGCCTGTGCGGCGGCCACTCCGCCTCCGGTGTACGGGTCGACGACCACGCCCGGACCACCGTCCCCCGCCTCTACGCCGCCGGCGACCTGGCCTGCGTCCCGCACAACTACATGATCGGCGCCTTCGTCTTCGGCGACCTCGCGGGCGCGGACGCGGCCCAGTACGCGGCGTACGAAGGGGAGTTGCCCGCCGACCAGCTCCGCGAGGCGCACGAACTCATCTACCGCCCGCTGGGCAACCCGGACGGCCCGCCGCAGCCCCAGGTCGAGTACAAGCTGCGCCGCTTCGTGAACGACTACGTGGCCCCGCCGAAGTCGGGGGCGCGCTTGTCGCTCGCCCTGGAGTCCTTCGAGCGGATGCGGGACGACATCGCCGCGATGGGTGCCCGCACCCCGCACGAGCTGATGCGCTGCGCCGAGGTCTCCTTCATCCGCGACTGCGCGGAGATGGCCGCGCGCGCCTCGCTGGCCCGCACGGAGTCCCGCTGGGGCCTCTACCACGACCGCCTCGACCACCCCCAGCGTGACGACGCCTCCTGGTTCCACCACCTCGATCTGCACAAGTCCCCCTCTGGTGCGATGGAGTTCACGGCCCGTCCCGTGGCTCCCTATCTGGTCCCGATCGAGGAGTTCACCCCGACCGGCGGCCCCTCCCGACACCTCGGCGAGGTGCACCCGGAGGAGGTGGCGACAGCCGGCTCCCGCGACCGGGCGCCGGCGGTGGCGGGGGCCGAGGACGGCACCCCGGTGGCGGTGGGAGCCGAGGCCAGCGGCCCGGAGGGTTCCGATGGTTCCGGCAGTTCCGACAGTCCCGACAGCCGGCCCGGAATCGTGCCCCGTCCTACCGCCGAGCAGTCGGCCGCCCGGCTCCTGGAACTGGTGGCCCTCGCCGAGGAGGAGCCGGAACTCGACGCCCTGCGGCCCTATTTGGCCGATCCGGCGGCCACGGTCCGGCGCGAGGCCGTCGCCGTGCTCACCGAGACCCTGCCCCCGGGCACCGGCCCCGCCCTGGCCGACGCGCTCCGCGACACCGCCGCCGAGGTCCGTGCCGCCGCCGCGGCCTCGCTGCGCGAGCTGGTCGAGACGCTCCCGCCCGAACCCGCCCTGCGCGAGGGCCTCGCCGCCGCGCTCCGGGAACGCGACCCGGTCGTGCGGGCCGCCGCCCTCGACGTGCTGCGGGCCCTGCGGCTGGGCGACACCGCGTTGTTCACGGGCGCCCTGACGGACGACGACATCGCCGTCCGCATCGAGGCAGTGCGCGCCCTCGTCTCGGTCGACGCCGCCGAGGAGCTGGTCCACGCGGCGACGTCCGACCCGTCCCGCGAGGTCCGCGTCACCTTCGCCAAGGCCCTGGCCACGGTGTCCGCGGGGCGCCCCGATGCCGTCCTGCCCGCCCTGTCCGCACTCACGACGGACGCCGACGCCCTGGTGCGCGGCGCCGCCTACGCCGCCCTGGGCACCACCGGATGCCCGGGGCCACTGGCCGAGCGCGCGGTGGCCGCCTTGGCCGACGCCACCTGGCAGGTGCGGTCCGGGGCGGCGACCGCCCTCTCCGGAGCGGAGGCCGACACCGCCGTCCCCGCCCTGGCCAAGGCGCTCGCCGACCCGAACGCCGACGTACGCAAGTCGGCGGTCCTGGCCCTGACCCGGCACGCCCCCACCGAGGCCGCCCACGCCGCCCTGGCCACGGCGACGACCGACCCGGACGCCGACGTCAGGGCGTACGCGGCACGAGCGCTGTGA
- a CDS encoding ABC transporter substrate-binding protein — translation MKNHAVAAAALLLLAPLTACGGSAEAGDGSTVTVTVGYQSRTINTVTAGTLLRSLGYFEKELNALGDGTTYKVDWQDYATGAPITAQMTAGKIDIGSMGDFPLLINAARGKQLGKPTHLVSVTGYNLRGGLNTIVTPPDSKLSTLTDLRGKKVSTSVGSAADGTLVRALQRAGLDPDKDVEKLNQQPAVGASALSAGSADALSQFVAWPGLLTFQGKAKALYDGAELNLPTFHGVTAREEFAQHRPTVLEAFLKAQAEATDYLNDHPVDAAEKVAKATGLPAEVVYLYNGAHGISTFDPAIKPQLVSALKDDVSILKSAKLTGDIDVDAFVDDQYAKKALGTSYAKQLTASPPAAASEVWPKGVSATRTFKTPAELLAYVSAHQDGIRAAYVPDATTGTLWFADKAVWVADGDELLPFVAPATAKAYVAEHGGARVVTYADALERAS, via the coding sequence ATGAAGAACCACGCAGTCGCGGCAGCCGCCCTCCTGCTGCTGGCGCCCCTGACGGCCTGCGGCGGCAGCGCCGAGGCGGGCGACGGATCCACGGTCACCGTGACCGTCGGCTACCAGTCCAGGACCATCAACACCGTCACCGCCGGCACCCTGCTCCGCTCGCTCGGCTACTTCGAGAAGGAGCTCAACGCACTCGGCGACGGCACCACCTACAAGGTCGACTGGCAGGACTACGCGACCGGCGCCCCGATCACCGCCCAGATGACCGCAGGGAAGATCGACATCGGCTCGATGGGCGACTTCCCGCTCCTCATCAACGCGGCCCGCGGCAAGCAGCTCGGCAAGCCGACCCACCTGGTCTCCGTCACCGGCTACAACCTCCGCGGCGGCCTCAACACGATCGTCACCCCGCCCGACTCGAAGCTGTCCACGCTGACGGACCTGCGCGGCAAGAAGGTCTCCACCAGCGTCGGCTCCGCCGCCGACGGCACCCTCGTACGGGCCCTCCAGCGGGCCGGCCTCGACCCGGACAAGGACGTCGAGAAGCTCAACCAGCAGCCCGCGGTGGGCGCTTCGGCCCTGTCGGCGGGCAGCGCGGACGCGCTCTCCCAGTTCGTCGCCTGGCCCGGCCTGCTCACCTTCCAGGGCAAGGCCAAGGCCCTCTACGACGGCGCCGAGCTGAACCTCCCCACCTTCCACGGCGTCACCGCCCGCGAGGAGTTCGCACAGCACCGCCCGACCGTCCTGGAGGCCTTCCTCAAGGCCCAGGCCGAGGCCACGGACTATCTGAACGACCACCCCGTCGACGCCGCCGAAAAGGTCGCGAAGGCCACCGGCCTGCCCGCCGAGGTCGTCTACCTCTACAACGGCGCCCACGGCATCTCCACCTTCGACCCCGCGATCAAGCCCCAACTGGTCTCCGCGCTCAAGGACGACGTCTCGATCCTGAAGTCGGCCAAACTGACCGGCGACATCGACGTGGACGCCTTCGTCGACGACCAGTACGCCAAGAAGGCCCTCGGCACGTCGTACGCCAAGCAGCTCACCGCCTCCCCGCCGGCCGCCGCGAGCGAGGTCTGGCCGAAGGGCGTCTCCGCGACCCGCACCTTCAAGACGCCGGCCGAACTCCTGGCGTACGTCTCGGCCCACCAGGACGGCATCCGCGCGGCCTACGTCCCCGACGCCACCACCGGCACCCTCTGGTTCGCCGACAAGGCGGTCTGGGTGGCCGACGGCGACGAGCTGCTGCCCTTCGTCGCACCGGCGACCGCGAAGGCGTACGTCGCCGAGCACGGCGGCGCCCGCGTGGTGACGTACGCCGACGCACTGGAGCGGGCGTCGTGA